In a genomic window of Thermogemmata fonticola:
- a CDS encoding TPR end-of-group domain-containing protein, with protein sequence MELAAEFPNQPDLRNDLAATLGNLANLCNLRRNFATAKECLEKARPHHLAALKANPRHPTYRQFYRNNLLALVQAHAGLLDPAAAVQTAQTARDLGWDGAADAYDAACALALCIPIVEKHEQLDADKRKAVVQFYGDAAMKLLREAVAKGFKDAAHMKQDSDLAPLRQRPDFQKLLKELESQH encoded by the coding sequence GTGGAACTGGCCGCTGAGTTTCCCAATCAGCCGGACCTGCGGAACGACCTGGCTGCTACTCTCGGCAACCTGGCCAACCTGTGCAACCTGCGGCGCAACTTCGCCACGGCCAAGGAGTGCCTGGAAAAGGCCCGGCCGCACCACCTGGCCGCCCTCAAGGCCAACCCTCGGCATCCCACCTACCGGCAGTTCTACCGCAACAACCTGCTTGCGTTAGTGCAGGCCCACGCCGGGCTGCTCGACCCGGCCGCCGCGGTGCAAACCGCCCAGACCGCCCGCGACCTGGGCTGGGACGGAGCTGCCGACGCCTACGACGCCGCCTGCGCCCTGGCCCTGTGCATCCCCATCGTCGAGAAGCACGAGCAGCTCGATGCCGACAAACGCAAAGCCGTCGTCCAGTTCTACGGCGACGCGGCGATGAAGCTGCTGCGGGAGGCCGTGGCCAAGGGGTTCAAGGACGCCGCCCACATGAAGCAAGACTCCGACCTCGCCCCGCTGCGCCAACGCCCAGACTTCCAAAAGCTGCTGAAGGAACTGGAAAGCCAACACTGA
- a CDS encoding DUF7680 family protein yields MADPPFELRVVTGDNRDYGLALFQRPPSGRRCPSENGTWRLVAQISGTPLQSVMDQVLATIKQAGYRPADLCHSRRAPFALNEKLGVRLGLLFLAVKPLRKVTRMLEISEHVQAMTEEEAYYWFSKIAASQAARRAQKALRILLARE; encoded by the coding sequence ATGGCCGACCCACCGTTTGAATTGCGCGTGGTCACCGGCGACAACCGCGATTACGGCTTGGCCCTGTTCCAACGCCCCCCCTCGGGCCGCCGCTGTCCCTCCGAAAACGGAACCTGGCGCCTCGTGGCCCAGATTTCCGGCACCCCCCTGCAATCGGTCATGGACCAAGTGCTGGCCACAATCAAACAAGCGGGCTACCGCCCCGCCGACCTCTGCCACAGCCGACGCGCCCCCTTCGCCCTCAACGAAAAACTCGGCGTTCGCCTGGGACTGCTCTTCCTCGCCGTCAAACCCCTCCGCAAAGTCACACGCATGCTCGAAATCTCCGAACACGTCCAGGCCATGACCGAAGAGGAAGCCTACTACTGGTTCAGCAAGATCGCCGCCTCCCAGGCCGCTCGCCGCGCCCAAAAAGCCCTCCGCATCCTCCTGGCACGGGAATGA
- a CDS encoding ATP-binding protein — protein MKTIFETCQPRDEVLRGTLREQQFAASLTKVLRGSADHVYGDPRTFFANTYPTSGLKSLLAEGLGRLSGVSPTSAAVIRLETSFGGGKTHNLIGLYHLARGGVDPKWVDNFVAERLLPRPGTVKIAGVVGPDLDVADGVDHGDVRTFTLWGELAYQLGGKPGYELVRKSDEQRVAPGTQVWEKLIGDQPALLMIDEIAYYLRVARGAKYQAGESHLAEQTVAFLMSLIKFASESQRTVFVYTLADSADAFGKESDDLRAELAEARSVSARQEHVLTPSAENEISAIVTHRLFARVDRRAAEDAAKQYADFYVRQIDKGVNLPQRAVRAEYQAEMVQDYPFHPELLTTLNRKTSTIPNFQRTRGVLRLLAQTVRKLWEQKPADCYLICPHHLDLADDQVANDLTSRLDRPQYKQVIEADIASPRQGTLAHAQEIDREWIEAGKPPYARRLAATVFLHSLVQTGQSGVDPADLNLAVLQPGDDPGLIEKAIQRLADRCWFFDYDGHRYRFKTEPALRKIVDDEMGLVGKITAKSMLDERIRKIWKKGIFTPVFFPPEAADVDDDAQAPKLVVIHYDAAQVSSPHAATPPPLVLKIFERKGSQEEYRTYKNNLVFLVADADQVERMVEVAQRYLALQRILHDFDRMRDFTKEQKDKLKKMAEAAELDLRVAITKAYRHLYYPSADAPKRAGNLAHYLLQAEEQGEVERDQSEVVLRALKMLEKVLTADDQPLNAAYVQAKAWPPNAASLSTEELRRAFAQRLGLKMLLDINQLKRTIRDGIRQGVWVYYPPDEGVGYGPPSPAPLIEISDSAILYKPEEAQRVGIKIKGDEPITEPCPLCGQSTCICDQQDHGRTEQVFRAEGTPAQAFQKLADLCEDQKVRSLRRLAICIEGLGKDPARDARALGLAIPQMGKANFHLDQRLVLEFGSDGEKFFLEFAGSWARYQRIKTLTDALSQEATKANVRLLVKADFDGGLDVASDQFHTIREVLTNLGIGRILVEAEPLQAESNHGRPTV, from the coding sequence ATGAAGACCATTTTCGAGACCTGTCAACCACGCGACGAAGTCCTGCGGGGGACACTTCGGGAGCAGCAATTCGCTGCCTCTCTGACCAAGGTGCTCCGGGGCAGTGCTGACCACGTTTACGGCGACCCCCGCACTTTCTTTGCGAACACCTACCCGACCAGCGGCTTGAAATCTCTCCTAGCCGAAGGTCTCGGCAGGCTCAGCGGCGTCAGCCCCACCAGTGCTGCCGTGATCCGCTTAGAGACAAGCTTCGGGGGCGGCAAAACCCACAACCTGATCGGGCTGTACCACTTGGCTCGGGGCGGTGTTGATCCGAAATGGGTGGACAATTTCGTCGCCGAAAGGCTCCTGCCTAGACCAGGGACCGTGAAGATCGCCGGCGTCGTCGGGCCGGATTTAGACGTAGCCGATGGCGTCGATCACGGGGATGTCCGCACCTTTACGCTTTGGGGCGAGCTAGCTTACCAGCTTGGCGGCAAGCCGGGGTACGAGCTGGTCCGCAAAAGCGATGAACAACGTGTTGCCCCCGGCACCCAGGTGTGGGAGAAGCTCATCGGCGATCAGCCCGCCTTGCTCATGATCGACGAGATCGCCTACTACCTGCGTGTGGCCCGCGGTGCGAAATACCAAGCGGGAGAGTCCCATTTGGCCGAGCAAACGGTGGCTTTTCTGATGTCCCTGATCAAGTTCGCCTCGGAAAGCCAGCGCACCGTCTTCGTCTACACGCTGGCCGACTCAGCCGATGCCTTCGGAAAAGAGTCCGACGACCTGCGAGCGGAACTGGCCGAGGCCCGCAGCGTCTCAGCACGCCAGGAGCACGTCCTCACCCCCTCGGCGGAGAACGAAATCAGCGCCATCGTCACGCACCGACTCTTTGCACGGGTGGACCGCCGCGCTGCCGAGGACGCAGCCAAACAATATGCCGACTTCTACGTCCGACAGATCGACAAAGGGGTGAACTTGCCCCAGCGGGCAGTCCGCGCCGAGTACCAAGCCGAAATGGTCCAGGACTACCCCTTCCACCCCGAACTGTTGACCACCCTCAATCGCAAGACCTCCACGATTCCCAACTTCCAGCGTACACGCGGGGTGCTGCGTCTCCTGGCGCAAACGGTCCGCAAATTGTGGGAGCAAAAACCCGCCGACTGCTACCTGATCTGTCCTCACCATCTGGATTTGGCGGATGATCAGGTGGCCAACGATTTGACCAGCCGCCTCGACCGCCCGCAATACAAACAGGTCATCGAGGCCGACATCGCCAGCCCTCGACAGGGGACGCTGGCCCATGCCCAGGAGATCGACCGCGAGTGGATCGAAGCCGGAAAGCCACCTTACGCCCGCCGCCTGGCCGCCACCGTCTTCCTGCATAGCCTCGTGCAAACGGGACAAAGCGGCGTCGACCCCGCCGATCTGAACCTGGCCGTGCTCCAACCCGGCGATGACCCTGGCCTGATCGAAAAAGCCATCCAGCGCCTGGCCGACCGCTGCTGGTTCTTCGACTACGATGGCCATCGCTATCGCTTCAAAACGGAACCGGCTCTCCGCAAAATCGTGGACGATGAAATGGGATTGGTCGGCAAAATCACGGCCAAGTCCATGCTGGATGAACGGATCCGAAAGATCTGGAAAAAGGGCATCTTCACGCCGGTGTTCTTCCCCCCTGAAGCTGCCGACGTCGATGACGACGCCCAGGCTCCCAAACTCGTGGTGATCCACTACGACGCCGCCCAGGTGTCCTCCCCCCACGCTGCCACCCCCCCGCCACTCGTGCTCAAAATCTTCGAACGCAAAGGAAGCCAGGAGGAGTACCGCACCTACAAAAACAATCTCGTCTTCCTCGTAGCCGATGCGGACCAGGTCGAGCGCATGGTCGAAGTGGCCCAGCGCTACCTCGCCCTTCAGAGAATCCTCCACGACTTCGACCGGATGCGCGACTTCACCAAAGAGCAAAAGGACAAACTCAAGAAAATGGCCGAAGCGGCCGAATTGGACCTGCGCGTGGCCATCACCAAAGCCTACCGCCACCTCTACTACCCCTCGGCGGACGCCCCCAAGCGCGCGGGAAACCTCGCCCACTACCTCCTGCAAGCCGAGGAACAAGGGGAAGTCGAACGGGACCAAAGCGAAGTCGTCTTGCGAGCGCTCAAAATGCTGGAAAAGGTGCTGACTGCCGATGACCAGCCGCTCAACGCCGCATACGTCCAGGCCAAAGCCTGGCCCCCCAATGCGGCCTCCCTCTCGACGGAAGAGCTGCGCCGCGCCTTCGCCCAACGCCTGGGACTGAAAATGCTCCTCGACATCAACCAGCTCAAACGTACCATCCGCGACGGCATCCGCCAAGGGGTGTGGGTGTACTACCCCCCGGATGAAGGCGTCGGCTATGGCCCCCCCTCCCCCGCTCCCTTAATCGAGATCAGCGACTCTGCCATCCTCTACAAACCGGAAGAAGCCCAGCGGGTCGGCATCAAGATCAAGGGAGATGAACCCATCACAGAACCCTGCCCGCTCTGCGGCCAGTCCACCTGTATCTGCGATCAGCAAGACCATGGCCGCACAGAGCAGGTCTTCCGCGCCGAAGGAACCCCGGCCCAGGCCTTCCAAAAACTCGCGGACCTGTGCGAGGATCAGAAGGTCCGCTCCTTGCGCCGCCTGGCCATCTGCATCGAAGGCCTGGGCAAAGACCCCGCCCGCGATGCCCGCGCCCTCGGCCTGGCCATCCCCCAAATGGGTAAAGCTAACTTCCACCTCGATCAGCGCCTCGTGCTGGAGTTCGGCAGCGACGGCGAAAAGTTCTTCCTCGAATTTGCCGGCTCCTGGGCACGTTACCAACGCATCAAAACCCTCACGGATGCCCTCAGCCAGGAAGCCACCAAAGCCAACGTTCGATTGCTGGTGAAAGCCGACTTCGACGGCGGCCTGGACGTTGCCAGCGACCAGTTCCATACCATCCGTGAGGTTCTCACCAACCTCGGTATCGGACGCATCCTGGTGGAAGCCGAACCCCTGCAAGCGGAGTCGAACCATGGCCGACCCACCGTTTGA
- a CDS encoding DUF3592 domain-containing protein — MSYDLHEREVQPAPAWWTTWLAFASRLLLWLISGEFKGWLLSGFLVGFGLWELAKQELSILCWKKTQGIVIESRTEWIEQKGGIPGAPLTVHIRYRYWVAGQPYEATRITTGEPKTFYWVQEAAAFRKQFPPGAPVMVLYAPYDPSQATLFAERSSGPWILLGFGIPILLLTLRLRWQRHRQGEEPTPDLHVPLHIGL; from the coding sequence ATGTCTTACGATTTACACGAGAGAGAAGTTCAGCCAGCGCCAGCTTGGTGGACAACCTGGCTTGCTTTCGCATCGCGACTCCTCCTTTGGCTCATAAGTGGCGAGTTCAAGGGCTGGCTGCTCTCTGGTTTCCTCGTCGGCTTTGGTCTCTGGGAATTGGCCAAACAAGAGCTGAGCATCTTGTGCTGGAAGAAGACTCAGGGGATCGTCATCGAATCTCGCACCGAATGGATCGAGCAGAAAGGGGGAATCCCCGGTGCTCCCCTTACCGTGCACATCCGCTACCGCTACTGGGTTGCCGGTCAGCCGTATGAGGCGACACGGATTACGACCGGGGAACCCAAAACGTTCTATTGGGTTCAGGAAGCTGCCGCTTTCCGCAAGCAGTTCCCACCGGGTGCTCCCGTCATGGTCCTGTATGCTCCGTATGATCCATCGCAGGCGACCCTGTTCGCGGAACGCAGCTCTGGTCCGTGGATCTTGTTAGGATTTGGAATTCCCATTTTGCTCTTAACGCTGCGGCTACGTTGGCAACGGCATCGCCAAGGTGAGGAACCGACTCCTGACCTTCACGTCCCACTCCATATTGGCTTGTGA